A single Paraburkholderia sp. FT54 DNA region contains:
- a CDS encoding DNA translocase FtsK, which translates to MHTVVFGWFGGSAVWFIPLLWRLVKSALPGGAGLRGPGTIRLWLGFVCVLVASCTLEASLIGVAGVDGFGHALAAGFGHLLGHIGTPLAALALFLISLPWLIDFRWRDFAAWADGAFGLGLSRGLAKRDEEARRHRSVDDGLPSHVSPAPNTMAPKTNGRYARPTVWRPPARGRDAAAGAAASAAASAASKDAAARGVGANWRAGAATPRRTAQAEPVLRTGAATTPPRHVPMQTQPLKTDKAAWMPAEPVAPAGWLRESGQRTNAPGAGSMAGPGASGAVARDGASQVGRRSAGQQRPAGSLGIGAGLAAGAAFAPGAAAAAGMAAKAGAAAKAAHAAGHATATTPAVSDARSHAAARSAGNAATGVGRPSTMAQGTATPAASVNRAPAPRQAFSPAPRSNDAMPPPATRQPAPSYTRPMATTQKVTPPASVQETLRSIAENAARWTDIAGVSLARSTGAENAKVMSAPDAAPSVEAERSSVDVPRADPVETAQAPGEPTDHSEAIAPKVAEQTTAPAIAEHVDEAAPLVEPQPAAPAPAAQVVIDKTLAPWEAERDAVLAQHAASSSSAPAVSSVVESSEAVSTRDVTPTSTVARLGESTARVETETADSSAFPDAAGASSSSNAAHAEDVATAVPPQNLTPRVSDSSNAAHAVNITSAAPSQPVTPQASNVVRFPGFAIQTAPVTSDVIADEPVAVEDSTNEAAIPPPASLAPLAPPAPALSAPYTPVAPSTEPAEPTEPAAQPRPPVRGHSPTNGFEFRAPAASMVELPTLDLLAPADIDVEPVSEEKLIETGLLIEQRLQEFKVPVTVVGASAGPVITRFEVEPALGVRGSQIVGLMKDLSRGLGLTSIRVVETIPGKTCMGLELPNAKRQTIRLSEILEASVYQNSHSQLTLAMGKDITGHPVVADLAKAPHMLVAGTTGSGKSVAINAMICSLLYKATPEEVRLIMIDPKMLELSVYEGIPHLLAPVVTDMKLAANALNWCVGEMEKRYRLMSAVGVRNLAGFNQKIRDTEARGKKLGNPFSLTPEAPEPLAPLPLIVVVIDELADLMMVAGKKIEELIARLAQKARAAGIHLILATQRPSVDVITGLIKANIPTRVAFQVSSKIDSRTILDQMGAESLLGQGDMLFLPPGTGYPQRVHGAFVADEEVHRIVEYLKQFGEPQYEEGILDGPATDGGAAQDLFGESPDAEADPLYDEAVAFVVRTRRASISSVQRQLRIGYNRAARLVEQMETAGLVSAMGINGSREVLAPGPAE; encoded by the coding sequence ATGCACACGGTAGTTTTCGGCTGGTTCGGCGGGTCTGCCGTCTGGTTCATTCCTCTTTTGTGGCGCCTCGTGAAGTCGGCATTGCCGGGCGGCGCGGGTCTGCGCGGCCCCGGCACGATCCGGCTGTGGCTCGGCTTCGTCTGCGTGCTGGTGGCGAGCTGCACACTCGAGGCGTCGCTGATCGGCGTGGCCGGCGTGGATGGCTTCGGGCATGCGCTGGCCGCGGGCTTCGGCCATCTGCTTGGGCATATCGGCACGCCCCTGGCGGCGCTCGCGTTGTTTTTGATCAGCCTGCCCTGGCTCATCGACTTCCGCTGGCGCGACTTCGCCGCATGGGCCGACGGCGCGTTCGGCCTCGGCCTGTCGCGCGGCCTCGCCAAACGCGACGAGGAGGCACGCCGTCATCGCAGCGTCGACGACGGTTTGCCGTCGCACGTTTCGCCGGCCCCCAATACGATGGCGCCCAAAACCAACGGACGTTATGCGCGCCCGACAGTCTGGCGGCCGCCGGCGCGCGGACGCGATGCGGCGGCCGGCGCTGCGGCGAGCGCTGCGGCGAGCGCGGCGAGCAAGGATGCGGCGGCGCGTGGCGTCGGGGCGAACTGGCGCGCCGGCGCGGCAACGCCGCGCCGCACGGCACAGGCTGAGCCGGTGCTGCGCACGGGCGCCGCGACGACACCGCCGCGACACGTGCCGATGCAGACGCAACCACTCAAAACGGACAAGGCTGCATGGATGCCGGCTGAACCCGTCGCGCCGGCTGGCTGGCTGCGCGAGTCCGGGCAGCGCACGAACGCGCCGGGAGCGGGATCGATGGCGGGACCGGGTGCGTCCGGTGCCGTGGCTCGCGATGGCGCGTCGCAGGTTGGACGTCGCTCGGCTGGGCAGCAGCGGCCGGCGGGATCGTTAGGGATCGGTGCGGGTTTGGCAGCCGGTGCTGCCTTCGCTCCGGGTGCGGCGGCTGCGGCGGGTATGGCGGCTAAAGCGGGTGCGGCAGCTAAAGCGGCTCATGCGGCAGGGCATGCCACAGCGACGACGCCTGCCGTGTCGGACGCGCGCTCTCACGCCGCTGCGCGTTCCGCAGGGAACGCCGCGACAGGCGTGGGTCGTCCTTCGACGATGGCTCAAGGCACGGCGACCCCGGCGGCTTCCGTCAATCGCGCGCCGGCGCCCCGGCAAGCCTTCTCGCCTGCCCCGCGTTCGAACGATGCCATGCCGCCGCCGGCAACGCGCCAGCCGGCGCCGAGTTACACGCGGCCGATGGCTACGACGCAGAAAGTCACGCCGCCCGCCAGTGTCCAGGAGACGCTTCGCAGCATCGCGGAAAACGCCGCGCGTTGGACTGACATTGCGGGTGTCAGCCTCGCGCGCAGCACCGGCGCGGAAAACGCGAAGGTGATGAGTGCGCCGGACGCCGCGCCGTCGGTCGAGGCTGAGCGGTCGAGTGTGGATGTGCCGCGAGCAGATCCGGTTGAAACCGCGCAGGCGCCTGGCGAGCCTACGGACCATTCAGAAGCCATCGCACCGAAAGTCGCCGAGCAGACGACTGCACCGGCAATCGCAGAACACGTCGACGAAGCCGCACCGCTTGTCGAACCACAACCGGCCGCGCCAGCGCCGGCCGCTCAAGTCGTGATCGATAAAACGCTCGCGCCTTGGGAAGCCGAACGCGATGCGGTACTAGCTCAACACGCGGCTTCGTCATCGAGTGCGCCGGCTGTCAGCAGCGTCGTCGAGTCGAGCGAGGCCGTGTCGACGCGTGACGTCACACCAACGTCGACCGTCGCTCGCCTTGGCGAATCCACAGCGCGGGTTGAAACGGAAACGGCGGACTCCTCTGCGTTCCCGGACGCGGCTGGAGCGTCGAGCTCGTCAAATGCCGCGCACGCGGAAGACGTAGCCACCGCAGTGCCGCCGCAAAACCTCACGCCGCGCGTTTCCGATTCGTCAAACGCCGCGCACGCGGTCAACATAACCAGCGCAGCACCGTCGCAACCCGTCACCCCGCAAGCATCGAACGTGGTTCGCTTTCCGGGCTTCGCAATTCAGACTGCGCCCGTGACGTCCGACGTCATTGCCGACGAACCCGTCGCCGTCGAAGACAGTACAAACGAAGCCGCCATCCCTCCACCGGCATCGCTAGCACCACTGGCACCGCCCGCACCGGCGCTATCGGCACCTTACACACCCGTGGCCCCATCCACGGAGCCCGCCGAACCTACCGAACCCGCCGCCCAACCACGCCCACCCGTGCGCGGCCACAGCCCCACCAACGGCTTCGAGTTCCGCGCGCCCGCCGCGTCGATGGTCGAATTGCCCACGCTCGACCTGCTCGCGCCCGCGGACATCGACGTCGAACCGGTCTCCGAAGAAAAGCTCATCGAAACCGGTCTGCTGATCGAACAGCGTCTGCAGGAATTCAAGGTGCCGGTCACCGTCGTCGGCGCGTCGGCCGGCCCGGTCATCACGCGCTTCGAAGTCGAGCCGGCGCTCGGCGTGCGCGGCAGTCAGATCGTCGGTTTGATGAAGGATCTGTCGCGCGGCCTCGGTCTCACGTCCATCCGCGTGGTCGAGACGATTCCCGGCAAGACCTGCATGGGCCTCGAACTGCCGAACGCCAAGCGCCAGACAATCCGCCTGTCCGAGATCCTCGAAGCCAGCGTTTATCAGAACTCGCATTCGCAGTTGACGCTCGCCATGGGCAAGGACATCACCGGCCATCCGGTGGTCGCCGATCTGGCCAAGGCGCCGCATATGCTGGTCGCGGGCACGACCGGTTCGGGCAAGTCGGTGGCGATCAACGCGATGATCTGCTCGCTGCTCTACAAGGCGACGCCCGAAGAAGTCCGCCTCATCATGATCGACCCGAAGATGCTGGAGCTGTCAGTCTACGAAGGCATTCCGCATCTGCTCGCGCCAGTCGTCACCGACATGAAGCTCGCGGCCAACGCGCTGAACTGGTGTGTCGGCGAAATGGAAAAGCGCTACCGCCTGATGTCGGCGGTCGGCGTGCGCAACCTGGCCGGCTTCAATCAGAAAATCCGCGACACCGAAGCCAGAGGCAAGAAACTCGGCAATCCGTTCTCGCTGACGCCGGAAGCGCCCGAGCCGCTCGCGCCGCTGCCGCTGATCGTGGTCGTGATCGACGAACTCGCCGACCTGATGATGGTGGCCGGCAAGAAAATCGAAGAGCTGATCGCGCGCCTCGCGCAAAAGGCGCGCGCCGCCGGCATCCATCTGATTCTGGCGACGCAGCGTCCTTCGGTGGATGTGATCACCGGCCTCATCAAGGCGAACATTCCGACGCGTGTGGCGTTCCAGGTGTCGTCGAAGATCGACTCGCGCACGATTCTCGATCAGATGGGCGCCGAGTCGCTGCTCGGCCAGGGCGACATGCTGTTCCTGCCGCCCGGCACCGGTTATCCGCAACGGGTGCACGGCGCGTTCGTCGCCGACGAGGAAGTGCATCGGATCGTCGAGTACCTGAAGCAGTTCGGCGAGCCGCAGTACGAGGAAGGCATTCTCGACGGCCCGGCCACCGATGGCGGCGCGGCGCAAGACCTGTTCGGCGAATCGCCGGATGCGGAAGCCGATCCGCTCTACGACGAAGCCGTCGCCTTCGTCGTGCGTACGCGGCGCGCGTCGATCTCGTCGGTGCAGCGGCAGTTGCGCATCGGCTATAACCGCGCGGCGCGTCTCGTCGAGCAGATGGAAACGGCAGGCCTCGTGTCCGCGATGGGCATCAACGGCAGCCGCGAAGTGCTCGCGCCTGGGCCGGCGGAATAA
- a CDS encoding lactonase family protein — MLRRHRAAMCAVADSRLPSADPTSWRAAQCASLRSARSIIKGFVLMVSIVASQAFAQDSGPVPADGIYDMLVGTYTGPKSEGLYVYRFDTKTGEATRVSVVQTVNPSYLVVSRDRRFVYAVNEQPGDNGPATQRGGISAFRFDAASGQLTFLNKVSSDGNDPCYLSLSPDGKYLLTANYSVAADPGGSFAVFPLQADGQVGPSVLTVHHEGGGPVKGRQDNSHVHSTVFSPDGHYLFAQDLGADKLYSYRYTPDGSRGLFGPTDWRYNQEKAGSGPRHLVFGADGKHAYLTSEMAATVSTFNYNEGKLTQVQTLPLTEPGFKGPVGAAAIHLSPDGRFLYATNRGDANDIVIFSVDPTNGHLKKIGHQSSMGKSPREFAIDPTGNWLIVGNQNSDTVYVFKRDQQSGLLEANPKRFELGSPVDFKLVSPS; from the coding sequence ATGCTTCGTCGTCACCGGGCCGCGATGTGTGCCGTTGCAGATTCCCGCTTGCCTTCTGCTGATCCCACCTCATGGCGCGCGGCGCAGTGTGCTTCATTGCGCTCTGCCCGCTCGATAATAAAAGGTTTCGTGCTCATGGTCTCGATTGTTGCTTCGCAGGCGTTTGCGCAAGATTCCGGCCCGGTTCCCGCCGACGGCATCTATGACATGCTGGTCGGCACGTATACAGGTCCCAAAAGCGAAGGCCTGTATGTCTATCGCTTCGACACGAAGACCGGTGAGGCGACGCGCGTCTCGGTCGTGCAGACCGTCAACCCGTCTTACCTGGTGGTAAGCCGCGACCGCCGCTTCGTCTACGCCGTCAACGAACAACCTGGCGACAACGGCCCGGCCACCCAGCGCGGCGGCATCAGCGCGTTTCGTTTCGATGCCGCGAGCGGCCAGCTCACGTTCCTCAACAAGGTCTCCTCCGACGGTAACGATCCGTGCTATCTGAGCCTGTCGCCGGACGGCAAATATTTGCTGACCGCGAACTACTCGGTGGCGGCCGATCCGGGCGGCAGCTTCGCGGTGTTCCCGTTGCAGGCCGACGGCCAGGTCGGCCCGTCGGTGCTCACGGTGCATCACGAAGGCGGCGGTCCGGTGAAGGGCCGTCAGGACAACTCGCACGTTCACTCCACCGTGTTCTCGCCGGACGGCCACTATCTGTTCGCGCAGGATCTCGGCGCGGACAAGCTGTACTCGTACCGCTACACGCCTGACGGCAGCCGCGGCCTGTTCGGCCCGACCGACTGGCGCTACAACCAGGAGAAGGCCGGCTCGGGTCCGCGGCATCTGGTGTTCGGCGCCGATGGCAAGCATGCGTATCTGACCAGCGAAATGGCCGCCACGGTCAGCACGTTCAATTACAACGAGGGCAAGCTCACGCAGGTGCAGACGCTGCCGTTGACCGAGCCGGGCTTCAAGGGCCCAGTGGGCGCGGCGGCGATTCATCTGTCGCCGGACGGACGCTTTCTGTACGCCACCAATCGCGGCGACGCGAACGACATCGTGATCTTTTCGGTCGACCCAACCAACGGGCACCTGAAGAAGATCGGCCATCAGTCGAGCATGGGCAAGTCGCCGCGTGAATTCGCGATCGACCCGACCGGCAACTGGCTGATCGTCGGCAATCAGAACAGCGATACCGTGTACGTGTTCAAGCGCGATCAGCAGAGCGGTCTGCTCGAAGCGAATCCGAAGCGTTTCGAGCTCGGCTCGCCGGTGGATTTCAAGCTGGTCTCGCCGTCGTGA
- a CDS encoding DUF3096 domain-containing protein, which translates to MNVTLSLGPLVSLIAGILILVMPRLLNYIVALYLIIIGIIGIFGVGSSHF; encoded by the coding sequence ATGAACGTCACACTCAGCCTGGGCCCGCTGGTTTCGTTGATCGCCGGTATTCTGATTCTCGTCATGCCGCGCCTGTTGAACTACATCGTCGCGCTCTATCTGATCATCATCGGCATCATTGGGATCTTCGGCGTGGGGTCGTCGCACTTCTGA
- a CDS encoding glycoside hydrolase family 15 protein, which produces MPALIEDYALIGDGHTAALVSREGSVDWLCWPRFDSGACFAALLGTPENGRWLISPVSDTPPTVTRRYRGETLILETDFETPEGAITLIDFMPPGNGWSEMVRLVVGKRGTVRMRMELVLRFDYGFSVPWVDRLKHDSGIKAIVGPDTAVLRTPVELRGEDMKTVAEFTVSEGERVPFSLAYSPSHLRIPPARDPHTSLARTENHWLEWSARSTVEGRWAEPIRRSLITLKALAYEPTGGIVAAPTTSLPEQLGGTRNWDYRYCWLRDATITLLAMMRGGYYDEARAWRTWLGRVMAGAPDQLQIMYGIAGERRLPEFEIDWLPGYQDAKPVRIGNNAVGQRQLDVYGEVMNALHLARVGGLQADDTAWNVQRALLAHLDTIWQEADEGIWETRGGRQHFTFSKVMAWVAYDRAIKSAEMFKLDGPLDEWRATRAQIHAEVCEKAWNPALNAFSQCYGTDQLDASVLLMPLVAFLPPNDPRVKGTVAAIERDLMRDGFVMRYRTTEYDDGLPPGEGTFLACSFWMVDNLALQGRLDEAIAMYERLLALCNDVGLLAEEYDPAAKRLVGNFPQAFSHVALVHTGLNLMKHEQAMAQATGQPPHDGTGGTELDAAATPDSGAATSPVA; this is translated from the coding sequence ATGCCAGCACTCATCGAAGACTATGCGCTCATCGGCGACGGCCACACGGCCGCGCTCGTCTCCCGCGAAGGTTCCGTCGACTGGCTCTGCTGGCCGCGCTTCGATTCCGGCGCCTGCTTCGCCGCCCTGCTCGGCACGCCCGAGAACGGCCGCTGGCTGATCTCGCCCGTCTCGGACACGCCGCCCACCGTCACCCGCCGTTATCGCGGCGAGACGCTGATCCTCGAAACCGACTTCGAGACGCCCGAGGGCGCCATCACGCTGATCGATTTCATGCCGCCGGGCAACGGCTGGTCGGAAATGGTGCGGCTCGTCGTCGGCAAACGCGGCACCGTGCGCATGAGAATGGAACTGGTCCTGCGCTTCGATTACGGGTTCTCGGTGCCGTGGGTCGATCGCCTGAAGCACGACAGCGGCATCAAGGCGATCGTCGGACCGGATACCGCGGTGTTGCGCACGCCAGTCGAGTTGCGCGGCGAAGACATGAAGACGGTCGCCGAGTTCACCGTCAGCGAAGGCGAACGCGTGCCGTTTTCGCTCGCCTACTCGCCCTCGCATCTGCGCATTCCACCGGCGCGCGATCCGCACACCTCGCTTGCGCGCACCGAGAATCACTGGCTCGAATGGTCGGCGCGCAGCACGGTGGAAGGGCGCTGGGCAGAACCGATCCGCCGTTCGCTCATTACGCTGAAGGCGCTCGCCTACGAACCCACCGGCGGCATCGTCGCCGCGCCCACCACTTCACTGCCCGAGCAACTCGGCGGCACGCGCAACTGGGACTACCGCTACTGCTGGCTGCGCGACGCCACGATCACGCTGCTCGCAATGATGCGTGGCGGCTATTACGACGAAGCACGCGCGTGGCGCACGTGGCTCGGTCGCGTGATGGCCGGCGCGCCGGATCAGTTGCAGATCATGTATGGCATCGCGGGCGAGCGGCGCTTGCCCGAATTCGAAATCGACTGGCTGCCCGGCTATCAGGACGCGAAACCGGTGCGGATTGGCAACAACGCGGTCGGCCAACGCCAGCTCGACGTCTACGGCGAAGTGATGAACGCGCTGCATCTCGCGCGCGTCGGCGGTCTGCAGGCGGACGACACCGCTTGGAACGTGCAGCGCGCGCTGCTCGCCCATCTCGACACGATCTGGCAGGAAGCCGACGAAGGCATCTGGGAAACGCGCGGCGGCCGTCAACATTTCACCTTCTCGAAGGTGATGGCGTGGGTCGCCTACGACCGCGCGATCAAGTCGGCGGAAATGTTCAAGCTCGACGGCCCACTCGACGAATGGCGCGCCACCCGCGCGCAAATCCACGCGGAAGTCTGCGAGAAGGCATGGAATCCCGCGCTCAATGCGTTCTCGCAGTGCTATGGCACCGACCAGCTCGACGCGAGTGTGCTGCTGATGCCGCTGGTCGCGTTCCTGCCGCCGAACGATCCGCGCGTCAAAGGCACCGTCGCGGCGATCGAGCGGGATCTGATGCGCGACGGCTTCGTGATGCGCTATCGCACCACTGAATACGACGACGGCTTGCCGCCAGGAGAAGGCACGTTTCTAGCTTGTTCGTTCTGGATGGTGGACAACCTGGCGCTGCAAGGCCGCCTCGACGAAGCGATCGCGATGTACGAACGGCTGCTCGCGCTCTGCAACGATGTGGGTTTGCTCGCGGAAGAGTACGATCCTGCTGCGAAACGGCTGGTCGGCAATTTTCCGCAGGCGTTTTCGCATGTGGCGCTCGTGCACACCGGCCTGAACCTGATGAAACATGAACAGGCGATGGCGCAAGCGACCGGGCAACCGCCCCATGACGGCACCGGAGGAACGGAACTTGATGCTGCTGCAACCCCCGATAGCGGCGCGGCAACATCGCCAGTAGCATGA
- a CDS encoding polyhydroxyalkanoate depolymerase: MLYQLHEFQRAMLSPLTAWAQAASKSFANPASPLAYVPGATRLSAGYELLYRLGKDYEKPEFNLHQIVKDGHNIPIIEQTIIEKPFCRLMRFKRFADDSDAVIQLKDEPVVLVCAPLSGHHATLLRDTVRTLLQDHKVYLTDWIDARMVPLEAGEFHLDDYVAYIQEFIRHIGAKNLHVISVCQPTVPVLAAISLLASRGEDTPRTMTMMGGPIDARKSPTSVNSLATQHSYEWFDNNVIFTVPPNYPGVGRKVYPGFLQHTGFVAMNPERHAASHWDFYQSLLRGDEDDAEAHRRFYDEYNAVLDMDANYYLDTIRVVFQEFRLAEGTWDVSGERVKPQDITKTALFTIEGELDDISGDGQTFAAHELCTGIPEEHKRHFTAEKCGHYGIFSGRRWRTIIYPQLRDFILEHNKTAKVAKEKIEA, translated from the coding sequence ATGCTCTACCAACTGCACGAATTCCAGCGGGCGATGTTGAGCCCCCTTACCGCCTGGGCCCAGGCCGCGTCGAAATCCTTCGCGAATCCCGCCAGCCCTCTGGCCTACGTGCCGGGCGCCACGCGCCTCTCAGCCGGTTACGAACTACTCTACCGGCTTGGTAAAGATTACGAGAAGCCTGAGTTCAATCTTCACCAGATTGTCAAAGACGGTCATAACATTCCGATCATTGAACAGACGATCATCGAGAAGCCGTTTTGCCGCCTGATGCGCTTCAAGCGTTTCGCCGACGACAGCGACGCTGTTATCCAATTGAAAGATGAACCGGTCGTGCTGGTGTGCGCACCGTTGTCAGGACACCACGCCACGCTGCTGCGCGACACCGTGCGCACGTTGCTGCAAGACCACAAGGTTTACCTGACCGACTGGATCGACGCTCGCATGGTGCCGCTCGAAGCCGGCGAGTTTCATCTGGACGACTACGTCGCCTACATTCAGGAATTCATCCGCCATATCGGCGCGAAGAATCTGCACGTGATCTCAGTGTGTCAGCCGACCGTGCCGGTGCTCGCCGCCATTTCGTTGCTGGCGAGCCGCGGCGAAGACACGCCGCGCACCATGACGATGATGGGTGGCCCGATCGACGCGCGCAAGAGCCCGACTTCGGTCAACTCGCTCGCCACGCAGCACTCGTACGAGTGGTTCGATAACAACGTGATCTTCACGGTGCCGCCGAATTATCCGGGCGTGGGCCGTAAGGTTTACCCGGGCTTTTTGCAGCACACCGGTTTTGTGGCGATGAATCCGGAACGGCATGCGGCGTCGCATTGGGATTTCTACCAGAGCCTGCTGCGCGGCGACGAAGACGACGCGGAAGCGCACCGCCGCTTCTACGACGAGTACAACGCCGTGCTCGACATGGACGCGAACTATTACCTCGACACGATCCGCGTGGTGTTCCAGGAATTCCGCCTTGCCGAAGGCACGTGGGACGTTTCCGGCGAACGGGTGAAGCCGCAGGACATCACGAAGACCGCGCTCTTCACGATCGAAGGCGAACTGGACGATATCTCCGGCGACGGCCAGACCTTTGCCGCGCATGAGCTGTGCACGGGCATTCCGGAAGAGCACAAGCGTCACTTCACCGCGGAAAAGTGCGGACACTACGGCATTTTCTCGGGACGCCGCTGGCGCACCATAATCTATCCGCAGCTGCGCGACTTCATCCTCGAGCACAACAAGACGGCGAAGGTAGCGAAGGAAAAAATCGAAGCCTGA
- a CDS encoding TetR/AcrR family transcriptional regulator, with the protein MNQPKIKRDPEGTRRRILLAAAEEFANGGLFGARVDQIARRAETNERMLYYYFGSKEQLFTAVLEHAFSALNEAERTLELNGIAPVEAVTRLAHFVWDYYRDHPELLRLINNENLHEARYMQKSTRIREMISPIVATLAGILERGQRAGLFRTNVDPLRFYVTLSGMGYYIVSNRFTLEATLGRDFSGASERSEVIQMNTELLLAYLLRK; encoded by the coding sequence ATGAATCAGCCGAAAATCAAAAGAGATCCTGAAGGCACACGGCGCCGCATTCTGCTTGCGGCGGCCGAAGAGTTTGCAAATGGTGGGCTATTCGGCGCGCGCGTCGATCAGATCGCCCGCCGAGCGGAAACGAATGAGCGCATGCTCTACTACTACTTCGGTAGCAAGGAGCAGCTTTTTACCGCGGTACTCGAGCACGCGTTCAGCGCGCTCAATGAAGCGGAGCGTACGCTCGAACTCAATGGCATCGCCCCGGTCGAGGCCGTCACACGTCTCGCGCATTTTGTTTGGGATTACTACCGCGATCATCCCGAGTTGCTGCGTCTCATCAACAATGAGAATCTGCATGAAGCACGCTATATGCAGAAGTCGACGCGCATCCGCGAAATGATCTCGCCGATCGTCGCCACGCTTGCCGGCATTCTCGAGCGAGGACAACGCGCGGGGCTATTTCGCACCAACGTCGATCCGCTGCGCTTCTATGTCACGCTGTCCGGCATGGGCTATTACATCGTGTCGAACCGCTTCACGCTCGAAGCCACGCTCGGCCGCGATTTCAGCGGCGCGAGCGAGCGCAGTGAAGTCATTCAGATGAACACTGAGTTGCTGCTCGCGTATCTGTTGCGGAAGTAG
- the rsxB gene encoding electron transport complex subunit RsxB translates to MTVTDTKTLADRIEDLLPQTQCTKCGYPACRPYAEAVASGEANYNQCPPGGAEGIARLAALLGKPVIPLNSANGVERPRPLAVIDEQVCIGCTLCMQACPVDAIVGAPKQMHTVIAELCTGCDLCVPPCPVDCIALPPVTGEATGWDAWSQAQADAARERHDRREARLAREREAAEARAAARRAGSSPAAQVTDTTQAGDAAPSAAPVAEDAEAKKRAIIQAALERARKKKEELAAKGQGPLNTERVSADVQAQIDAAEARRRRLGLAADDTGTPSDKR, encoded by the coding sequence GTGACCGTGACAGATACCAAAACACTCGCAGACCGCATCGAAGATCTGCTCCCCCAGACGCAATGCACCAAGTGCGGTTATCCCGCATGCCGTCCCTATGCCGAAGCCGTCGCAAGCGGCGAGGCCAATTACAATCAATGCCCGCCAGGCGGCGCCGAGGGCATCGCCCGGCTCGCCGCCTTGCTCGGCAAGCCGGTGATTCCGCTCAATTCCGCCAACGGCGTCGAACGGCCGCGTCCGTTGGCGGTTATCGACGAACAAGTTTGCATCGGCTGCACGTTGTGCATGCAGGCCTGTCCGGTCGATGCAATAGTTGGCGCACCGAAACAGATGCATACGGTGATCGCCGAACTCTGCACTGGGTGCGATCTGTGCGTGCCACCCTGCCCCGTCGACTGCATCGCCTTGCCGCCGGTCACCGGCGAAGCAACCGGTTGGGACGCGTGGAGCCAGGCCCAGGCCGACGCCGCGCGCGAACGCCATGACCGGCGCGAAGCGCGTCTCGCACGCGAACGCGAAGCCGCCGAGGCACGTGCGGCAGCGCGGCGGGCCGGCAGCAGCCCCGCTGCTCAGGTTACCGATACAACGCAAGCCGGCGACGCAGCGCCTTCGGCCGCGCCCGTTGCGGAAGACGCCGAAGCGAAGAAACGCGCGATCATCCAGGCCGCGCTCGAACGTGCTCGCAAGAAGAAAGAAGAATTGGCGGCCAAAGGCCAAGGCCCGTTGAACACCGAGCGTGTGAGCGCGGACGTGCAGGCACAGATCGACGCCGCCGAAGCACGCCGCCGCCGTCTCGGCCTCGCCGCGGACGACACCGGCACGCCGTCCGACAAGCGCTAA
- the nth gene encoding endonuclease III, with the protein MNANKRRAIYETFQSLTPHPTTELEYTTPFELLIAVLLSAQATDVSVNKAMRKMFPVANTPQKVFDLGEEGVTGYIKTIGLYRTKAKNVIATCRILLDQYGGEVPEDREALESLPGVGRKTANVILNTAFGHPTIAVDTHIFRVANRTGLAPGKDVRAVEAALEKFTPAEFKQDAHHWLILHGRYVCKARRPECWHCVIEPLCEFRPKTPPPDL; encoded by the coding sequence ATGAACGCGAACAAACGCCGCGCCATCTACGAGACGTTTCAGAGTCTCACTCCTCATCCGACAACCGAACTCGAGTACACCACTCCGTTCGAACTGCTGATCGCCGTGCTGCTGTCGGCGCAAGCCACCGACGTGTCGGTCAACAAGGCCATGCGCAAGATGTTCCCGGTCGCGAACACGCCGCAGAAGGTTTTCGATCTCGGCGAAGAAGGCGTGACCGGCTACATCAAGACCATCGGCCTGTATCGCACCAAGGCGAAGAACGTCATCGCGACGTGCCGCATTCTGCTCGACCAGTACGGCGGCGAAGTGCCCGAGGATCGCGAAGCGCTCGAAAGCTTGCCGGGCGTCGGCCGGAAAACGGCCAATGTGATCCTGAATACCGCGTTCGGTCATCCGACCATCGCGGTCGACACGCACATCTTTCGGGTTGCGAATCGAACCGGTCTCGCGCCCGGCAAGGACGTTCGCGCAGTCGAAGCGGCGCTGGAGAAATTCACGCCCGCCGAGTTCAAGCAGGACGCGCACCATTGGTTGATCCTGCACGGCCGTTATGTGTGCAAGGCGCGCCGGCCTGAATGCTGGCATTGCGTGATCGAGCCGCTGTGCGAGTTCCGGCCGAAAACGCCGCCGCCCGATCTGTGA